A region of the Ovis canadensis isolate MfBH-ARS-UI-01 breed Bighorn chromosome 22, ARS-UI_OviCan_v2, whole genome shotgun sequence genome:
ttaatcaaattaatgaagatcaaacaccaagagcaaatactaaaagcagcaaggaaaagcaacaaataacacacaaggggattcccataaggataacagctgatctttcaatagaaactcttcaggccaggagggaatggcaggacataattaaagtaatgaaagagaaaaacctgcaACCCAgtttactgtacccagcaaggatctcattcaaatatgaaggagaaatcaaaagctttacagacaagcaaaagctgagagaattcagcatcaccaaaccagctcttcaataaatgctaaaggattttctctagacaggaaacacagaaaaggtgtataaactcgaacccaaaacaacaaagtaaatggcaatgggatcatacttatcgaTAATTACCCTAAAtgcaaatgggttgaatgccccaaccaaaagacaaagattggttGAACAGATACAAAAAAAAGACCcctttatatgctgtctacaagagacctatctcaaaacaagggacacatacagactaaaagtgaagggctggaaaaagatatttcatgcaaatggagacaaaaagaaagcaggagtagcaaaactcatatcagataaaatagactttgaaataaaggctgtgaagagagacaaagaaggacactacagaacgatcaaaggatcaatccaagaagaagatataacaatcataaatatatatgcatccaacataggagcactacaatatgtaaggcaaatgctaacaagtatgaaagaggaaattaacagtaacaaaataatagtaTTTAATATCCCACTCGCAACTATGGATAgataactaaacagaaaattagcaaggaaacacaaactttaatgatacaatggaccagttagacctaactgatatctataggacatttcaccccaaaacaatgaatttcacctttttctcaagtgcatatggaaccttctccaggatagatcacatcctggaccattaatctagccttggtaaattcaaaaaaattgaaatcatttcaagcatcttttctgatcacaatgcaataagattagatgtcaatacagaaaacaaaaactattaaaaatataaacatatggaggctaaacaacatgcttctggataaccaacaaatcatagaagaaattaaaaaaagaaatcaaaatatgcatagaaatgaatgaaaatgaaaacacaacaacccgaaacctatgggattcagtaaaagcagtgctaagaggaaggttcatagcaatataagcttacctcaagaaacaagagaaaaataaaataaataacctaactttatacctaaagcaactagaaaaagaagaaatgaagaactccagggttagtaaaaggaaagaaatcataaaaattagggcataaataaatgaaaaagaaacaaaggagaccatagcaaaaatcaacaaagccaaaagctggttctttgagaagataaataaaataggcaaaccattagccagactaatcaagaaaaaaagggagaagaagcaaatcaacaaaactagaaatgaaaatggagaaatcacaacagatgacacagaaatacaaaggatcataagagactactatcagcagttgtatgccaataaaatggacaacgtggaagaaatggatgaatttttagaaaagtataaccttccaaaatcgaaccagaaagaaatagaaaatcttaacagacccatcacaagcatggaaatcaaaactgtaataaaaaattttccaacaaacaaaagcccaggaccagatggcttcaccggtgaattctaccaaaaattcagagaatagctaacacctatcctactcaaactcttccagaaaatttcagaggaaggtaaactgccaaactcattctatgaggccaccatcaccctaataccaaaaccaaagatgctgcaaaataagaaaactacaggccaatatcactgatgaacatagatgaaaaagtccttaacaaacttctagcaaacagaatccaacaacatattaaaaagatcatacgtcatgaccaagtgggctttatcccagggatgcaaggattcttcaatattcacaaatcaatcaatgtgatacaccagattaacaaattgaaagataaaaccatatgattatctcaatagattcaaagaaagcctttgacaaaattcaacatctatttatgattaaaaaaaaaaaaccaccctccagaaagcaggactagaaggaacatacctcaacatactaaaagccatatatgataaacccccagcaaacattatcttcaatggtgaaaaattgaaagtgtttcccctaaagtcaggaacaagacaagggtgcccactctcaccattattgttcaacatagttttggaagttttagccacagcaatcagagcagaaaaagaaataaaaggaatccagactggaaaaaaagaagttaaactctcactgtttgcagatgacatgatcctctacacagaaaaccctaaagactccaccagaaaattactagagctaatcaatgaacatagtaaagttgcaggatataaaattaacacacagaaatcccttgcattcctatacactaacaatgagaaaaaagaaagagaaattaaggaaacaattccattcaccattgcaatgaaaagaataaaatacttaagaataaatctgcctaaagaaacaaaagacctatatatagaaaactataaaacactgatgaaagaaatcaaagatgacacaaatagatggaagaatataccatgttcatggatcggaagaatcaatatagtgaaaataagtatactacccaaagcaatctatagattcaatgcaatccctatcaagctaccaacagtatttttcagagaacaagaacaaataatttcacaatttgtatggaaatacaaaaagcctcaaatagccaaagcaatcttgagaaagaagaatggaactggaggaatcaacctacctgacttcagacaatactacaaagctacagtcatttagacagtatggtactggcacaaagacaaaaatatagatcaaaggaacCAAATATaaagccaagagataaatccatgcatctatggaccccttatctttgacaaaggaggcaagaatatacaatggagaaaagacaatctctttaacaagtggggctgggaaaattggttaaccacttgtaaaagaatgaaactagaacactttctaacatcatacacaaaaataaactcaaaatggattaaagatctaaataataccagaaactataaaactcctagaggaaaacataggcaaaacactttctgacataaatcataccaggttcctctatgacccacctcccagagtaatggaaataaaagaaaaagtaaacaaatgggacctaattaaacttaaaagcttttgcacaatgaaggaaactctaagcaaggtgaaaagacacccttctgaatgggagaaaataatagcaaatgaagcaactgacaaagaattaatctcaaaaatatacaagcagttcatgcagctcaattccagaaaaacaaacaacccaatcaaaaaatggaccaaagaactaaacagacatttctccaaagaagacatacagatggctaacacatgaaaagatgctcaacatcactcattatcaaagaaatgcaaattaaaatcacacggaggtaccatctcacgatagtcagaatagctgctatcaaaaagtctacaaacaaaaatgctggagagggtgtggagaaaaaggaaccctcttacactgttggtgggaatggaaactagtacagccacgatggagaacagtgtggagattctttaaaaaactggaactagagctcccatacaacccagcaatcccactgctaggcagacacactgaggaaaccagaattgaaagagacacatgtacatctgatgttcatcacagcactgtttacaatagctaggacattgaagcaatctagatgtccatcggcagatgaatggataagaaagctgtggtacatatacacaatggaatattactcagctattaaaaagaatgcatttaaatcagttctaatgaggtggatgaaactggagcctattatacagagtgaagtaaatcagaaagaaaaataccaatacagactattaatgcatatatatggaatttagaaagatgataatgatgaccctgtgtgcgagacagcaaaagagacatagatgtaaagaacagacttttggactctatgggagaatgcgagggtgagatgatttgagagaatagacatgtatatttaaaacatgtatattaccatatgcgaaatagatcaccagtccaggttcgatacatgagacagggcgctcaggatgggtgcactgggatgaacctgagggatgggatggggaagcaggtgggaggggattcaggatgggggacacatgtacacccatggctgattcatgtcagtgtatggcaaaaaaatactacaatattgtaaagtaattagcctccaattaaaattaattaattaattttaaaaaacctcaacactcaaaaaactaagatcacggcatctgatcccatcacttcatggcaaatagatggggaaacaatggagatagtgagagactttattttttggggctccagatggtacagatggtgactacagccatgaaattaaaaaacacttgctccttgtaagaaaagccatgatcaacctagacagcatattaaaaagcagagacattactttgccaacaaaggtccatctagtcaaagctatggtttttccagtagtcagatacagatgtgagagttggactatgaagaaagctgagcactgaagaaatggtgtttttgaactatagtgttggagaagagtcttgagagtcccttggactgcaaggagatcaaaccagtcaatcctcaaggaaatcagtgctgaatattcattggaagctgaagctgaaactccaatactttggccacctgatgtaaagaactgactcatcggaaaagactctgatgctgggaaagattgagggcaggaggagaaggggatggcagaggatgaggtagttggaccgcatcactgactcaatggacatgagttcgagccagctctaggagttggtgatggacaggaaagcctggcttgctgcagtccatggggtcacaaaaatgggccacgactgagtgactgaactgaactgatcccctaATTTCATGGGCAGAGATTTCAAAACTTTAGGTCCAGAACAGACATCTGCAAACTCTGTACATTAGGGAGAGTGGAACAGGCATAATTGCCTTCTGTGTTCTTCATTTCTGAGGGGCCAGTACGTATGCAGCAGCCTGCAGCAGATGAAGGATCGATCTCCTTCCCAGGACTGTGGGATCATTCTCCCAgggtattaaaaatatatatatataagctggaAAAACTCCCAGGTATTCACTTAACTTGGTCCTAGCCTTTGAAGGATCATGCAGCTACTTTCTATTGAGTAGCTTTTTCCTTTAAACATGGAATCTCTAAAAGATTATTTATTAATCGCTTCAAAAGAGGATTTTATCAATTCAAGTaaggaaaacaatattttttgaatgtgaAAACAATACCTGTTGGCTGTAGAAAATTGGGAAAAATACAAGGTAAAAAACAACAGTAATACCATCAGCCAAATAATCATTGTTAGTATttgccggagtccagctccagcagccagggattcaacctgaagaggtGAACAGTGTCAGCGAATGAGACAGCgtctcatttttcttttggactgcctatttatttcaagtttaagattctcttttatacttttacagaaacattaggtcagaggtttgacattttcagttccccctctcccagatttattatctccataaatcattgtggctcttcagagttcctgcttcaatGATTCTCTGGGAATTAGCCTTATCATGATTATCTACCTCCTCTAatgtgtcctatagttaacttgtaacactgtaactcatgctacattcctcagtttactacttatcttcctaaatcctgtttgcccctaaaaTCCTGAGCTCACtgtctcttaaaaaggcttctagctatagtgtctctaaaaattcctaacttctatagttcagttcagttcagttcagttcagttcaggcactcagtcgtgtccgactctttgcaaccccatgaatcgcagcacatcaggcctcccagtccatcaccaactcccagagttcactcaaactcacgtccatcgagtccgtgatgccatccagccatctcatcctctgtcgtccccttctcctcctgcccccaatccctcccagcatcagagtcttttccaatgagtcaactcttcgcatgaggtggccaaagtactagagttccagctttagcgtcattccttccaaagaaatcccagggctgatctccttcagaatggactggttggatctccttgcagtccaagggactcgcaagagtcttctccaacaccacacttcaaaagcatcaattcttcggtgctcagccttcttcacagtccaactctcacatccgtacatgactactggaaaaaccatagccttgactagatggacctttgttggcaaagtaatgtctctgcttttgaatatgctatctaggttagtcataactttccttccaaggagtaagcgtcttttaatttcatggctgcagtcaccatctgcagtgatttcggagccccccaaaataaagtctgacactgtttccactgtttccccatctgtttcctatgaagtgatgggaccagatgccatgatcttagttttctgaatgttgagctttaagccaactttttcactctctactttcactttcatcaagaggctttttagttcctcttcacttgctgccatagagtggtgtcatctgcatatctgaggttattggtatttctcccagcaatcttgattccagcttgtgtttcttctagtccagcgtttctcatgatgtactctgcatagaagttaataagcagggtgacaatatacagccttgacgtactccttttcctatttggaaccagtctgttgttccatgaccagttctaactgttgcttcctgatctgcatacagatttctcaagaggcagatcaggtggtctggtattcccatctctttcagaattttccagagtttagtctgatccacacagtcaaaggctttggcatagtcaataaagcagaaatcaatgtttttctggaactctcttgctttttccatgatccagcggatgttggcaatttgatctctggttcctctgccttttctaaagccagcttgaacatcaggaagttcacggttcatgtattgctgaagcctggcttggagaattctgagcattactttactagcatgtgagatgagtgcaattgtgtggtagtttgagcattctttggcattgcctttctttgggattggaatgaaaactgaccttttccagtcctgtggcaatttctgagttttccaaattcgctggcatattgagtgcagcacttttacagcatcatctttcaggatttgaaatagctcaactggaattccatcacctccactagctttgttcatagtgatgctttctaaggcccacttgacttcacatttcaggaagccatgcccgcggggcaacccaagacaggcaggtcatggtggagaggtctgacagaatgtggtctactggagaagggaatggcaaaccacttcagtattcttgccttgagaaccccatgaacagtatgaaaaggcaaaatgataggataccaaaagaggaactccccaggtcattaggtgccctatatgctactggagatcactggagaaataactccagaaagaatgaagggatagagccaaagcaaaaacaatacctagctgtggatgtgactggtgatagaagcaaggtccaatgctgtaaagagcaatattgcataggaacctggaatgtcaggtccatgaatcaaggcaaattggaagtggtcaaacaagagatggcaagagtgaacattgacattctaggaatcagtgaactaaaatggactggaatgggtgaatttaactcagatgaccattatatctactactacgggcaggaatccctcagaagaaatggagtagtcatcatggtcaacaaaagagtccaaaatgcagtacttggatgcaatctcaaaaatgacagaatgatctctgttcgtttccaaggcaaaccattcaatatcatggtaatccaagtctatgccccaaccagtaatgctgaagaagccgaagttgaacagttctatggagacctacaaggccttttagaactaatatccccaaaagatgtccttttcattataggggactggaatgcaaaagtaggaagtcaagaaacacctggagtaacaggcaaatttggccttggaatgtggaatgaagcagggcaaagactaatagagttttgccaagaaaatgcactggtcatagcaaacaccctcttccaacacaagagaagactctatacatggacatcaccagatggtcaacaccgaaatcagattgattatattctttgcagccaaagatggagaagctctagacagtcaacaaaaacaagaccatgagctgactgtggctcagatcatgaactccttattatcaaattcagacccaaattgaagaaagtagggaaaaccgctagaccattcaggtatgacctaaatcaaatcccttatgattatacagtggaagtgaaatatagatttaagggcctagatctgatagagtgcctgatgaactatggaacgaggttcgtgacattctacaggagacagggatcaagaccatcctcatggaaaagaaatgcaaaaaagcaaaatggctgtctggggaggccttacaaatagctgtgaaaagaagagaggcgaaaagcaaaggagaaaaggaaagatataagcatctgaatgcagagttccaaagaatagcaagaagagataagaaagccttcttcagcgatcaatgcaaagaaatagaggaaaacaacagaatgggaaagactagagatctcttcaagaaaattagagataccaagggaacatttcatgcaaagatgggctcgataaaggacagaaatggtatggacctaacagaagcagaagatattaagaagaggtggcaagaatacacagaagaactgtacaaaaaagatcttcacgacccagataatcacgatggtgtgatcactcatctagagccagacatcctaacttctataagctatagcaaaatatgctaactttacaacattccttaaatctttaacttctaactattttaattatttctaagccctaaattcagtaaactcctttgacataaacattttcctcacaaataagcttcagatagcaattcctcccatggcctcaagctgcggcctatgtgcttatcctggaacactcttttgtaaaaatccttaaacaaatgtcaatgattaactttatgaattattctctgagcacagctgcaaaaggctttgtgccttctcatgttCCTCTCAAGAACactaagcaccttaatattccttttcagtcaactcagccaaggagaggaaaagacaagtcagaattacaaggcctaactccttcaccCCGGGACCGTGCCTGCAGAATGAGGAGAGGGGTctggggccgtgcctccattttgtcagtaatgcctaatgcggCTCCTGACAAGTATTATGGGTTAGCTCCCTTTACCCCTCTGAccttatttttaaacagaaaaacagaattattttgtgtgtgtttgcgtgtgtgcgtgtgtgtgtgtactcatggttttgttgtttgctgtttttttcatGTACTGTtaccataaatattttttcacacTAGCATTCTTCTATCacgttatctttttaaattaatgatttaTTGTTGGCTATGCTATAGATCTttgtggctttctctagttttgacaAACAGCTGCTTCTCTTCATTGGGAGGCACAgccttctcattacagtggcttctcgtgttatggagcacaggctctggggcatgcaggcttcagtatttgcagcatgcaggctcggtagttgcggtgcatgggcttagctgccccacggcatgtaggatcttcctggaccagggactgaacctgtgtttcctgcattggcaggtggagtcttatcTATCgtactaccaggaaagtcctacaTTATCTTTTCATAACAGGATGCATTGTAATGTCACGTCCCATTGGGTTTGGGGTGTTGTTTTGTATGACGCTCATCTTTTACATACGTCTTCAGTGGTTCCCCAGGTAGGGTTCCTTTCCATTTCTGTGCCCTGGACCCTCTGGTTGTCTGGTGAAACTTGGACCTCTTCTCATAACAatgttttttaatgtgtaaagtataatacatgaaaaatataattagcaaactaattatattgaaatactatcaagaaactaaaaagaaaaaatttgtgATGTGTTTGCTTATACATACACTGAAGAACAATGTTAGAGAGTAGATACAATATCTTCAATAACAACTATAATTACAAGTACTGATCAACATTATTTCAAGCTGTTTGcaacaaatgtcatatgatatgaAAAGATCTGGGATTTATATTGGGCCAAGGTGACAGGTACAGCTGTGGTTTCTTGCCTACATTCATCAACAAAGGAAATATTATATTTCACTTGGAGGTTAGAGAAAACAAAGGTGTAACTTTTTTCTCATCCCAGTTCTTTATTTCCCATCAGAATCAAAGACATGACTACTGATTTCTACCCATGGAAACTTGGGGATCCAGAGAGCCCAGGTGAAAATTCCCACCTTGGGGGAAAACTCCCAAGAGTGGCTCAGTTCATCTTTTGCCCcagcagtttttttaaaaagtctttattgaatttgttgcaatattgttcctatgtttttatgttttggttttctggccatgaggcatacaggatcttagctccccaggcagggactgaacccacactccctgcactggaaggcaaagtcttaactggGGAAGTTCGTGGCCTGGCAGGCAGTTTTGAAATTTTGATATTAATAACAATGGCCTCATGACCCCAGGAactgcttttgatttcttctttgtgcCAACGGCTTCAGAGTAAAGTCAGTGAGAGGGCCTGtcagtgataaaaaaaattcAGCCAGTGTTAAGGGTTGAACTGTGTCTCCCCCTGACCCCCAGTTCCCACCCTCCCCCAAAAGGATATATTGAGGCCCTAATcgcagtacctcagaatgtgacttgtTTGGAAACACGATGGTTGCAGGTGTAACTGTAAATAAGAAGAGGGCATACTGGAGAAGGGTGAGCCCTCAGgcagtatgactggtgtcttcACCAGAACACAGCCATGTGAAGATACAGGTTCACAGGGAAGCCACACGATGACAGAGACTGGAATTACGCACCAAATATCACCAAGGATTAACAGCAAACCTCAGGAGCTCCCCAggcagctcagaggtaaagaatccgcctaccaatgcaggagacgcaagacactcgggtttgatccctcggtcaggaagatcccctggagaaggaaatggcaacccactctagtattcttgcctgacgaatcccatggatggagaagcctggcgggctgtagtccttaggattgcaaagagttggatgctactgagcacacacatgcgcatgtgcgcgtgcgtgcgcacacacatacCAGGAGGTGAGGAAGAGCAAGGAGTGATTCTCTCCCAAGGTTTCAGAGGGTGCCTGACCCTGCTAACACCTTGGAAgtggacttctagcttccagaactatgagacaataaatttttGCTGTCTTATCGCACCCGGTGTGTGGTACCCGTGCAGCAGCCTTAGGAAACCAGTACAATGGCTTTCCTGGCCTGGGGTTCTGAAACACTGGGGTTGGGGTGGGCACGGCTCTGTGCCCATGTTGGGGACTGCCACACCACAACCCAAGGTGACCGATGGGGACTGACTCATTAGAGGGCTGGGCTAGAGCTTCAGCCACAATGTTACCAAGCGCAGCATGTtaccctggggtcaggaagagacaGTCCCATCCATCAAGGTCAACGGAACCTGCAGAAAATCCACAGAAAGCTTCAGAAGGCTGAGCAGTATTCCTCTTTATACTCACACGACAATAAAAGGCCTTTATCAAGAATGACATGTTATTGCTCAATGGTCAGGATGCAGGTGGCAGTGAAAAGGATTCTTAGGAAATTTCCCATGTCTGTCAGGTGTGTGAAGCACTCTTGTGTGAGGACGGGAAGCTTCTGATCCCTGGGTAACGACCGCCTCTCCTTAGGGAGCTCCCCACTCCTACACTTCCATGTCCTTTCTTGCAGACAGCGGCTCTAAGTAAATCTTCCCGCTGCACCAAACACTTGGCCTCTGAGTACAGCCACACATCATTTGGGGTCTGGGGTCCTCCATCAAGGCTCGGCTGAGGGTAGGACACCTCACACCTGGGAAAgaaaccagccccaagcattgcaggcaggtggTCCAGCAAAGCAGAGGGGCTACTGCAAACATCCTGTCCTGCTTTAAAAACAGCAGGCCAGGAAAGAAAGTCCCTCTTTACCTGGAACAGAGAAATCCGGATATTTTGGCAGCAGCCCTTCATGCAACAAAACTTTTGGAGGAGGAGTAGGAGGAGGTGGTGTGGACTTAACTCCATATATTCTAAAGTAAGAACAAAAGTCACAGTTATTTCTTTTACTGataaaaacaagtaaaatctATGCAGGTCCCATAGGAGCATGGTATATTCATTTCTGATCCTGACAATTTACCCTCAAGGATCGTCGTCCCCATCTTACAGAATAGAaaactgaggccacaagagcccCACTCCCAGCAGTGTCCTACCATGTCCTTTCTTCAGCAACCTTGAGCCTCAGGTCGCTGCCAGGATGGGGAGGCCCTGTTGGTTTTTactcccagcctctccctgcaAACCAGCAAAGACCAGAAGCAGGGCTCCTGGAGCTTGTTGGGCGCAAgtggggagctggggaggcagGACATGGGGGCCGACTTGGAAGACCCTGCAATTACAAACATGGCTGCCTTGCAAAAACAAATCAGACACACAACAAAATCAGTCCTAGCTTTGGGCTGGGGGCATCTGGAAACCCTGATCGGCTCTCCCCCTGGTTCTTGCTCTCTGCAGTTGCCACCCAGGCCAGACTTACTCCTCATATGGTTTCAGGTGTGCTTGTTTGGCCCGCTCCACGAGGTCCAGGAAGTCCCTGTAGCAGTTTCTGGCCATGACGGTGTACCGCGTGGAGCAGCCTAATTCAGTGACCCTGGCTCTCGGCAGGTAGCCTGCCCAGCCAGGGATGGGGGGCTCGTGGAGAGGTTTCTTTATGTTCTTGCATTCTGTGAAAAAGATGCCATGCTTCCTTGAGGGCTTTGAGAAGCCATCCAGTGGGCGGCACTCCCAAGCCAACCAGCATCCCAGCAATCAGC
Encoded here:
- the SPMIP5 gene encoding sperm-associated microtubule inner protein 5 isoform X2 encodes the protein MESSKTFMRQMPITPGYSGFVPYLSCQGTSSEDNMAHCLKIFQENTQRYKDQLEEFHCSVATAPKLKPVRSEGTVLRTLHQYYRQYHPLSLECKNIKKPLHEPPIPGWAGYLPRARVTELGCSTRYTVMARNCYRDFLDLVERAKQAHLKPYEEIYGVKSTPPPPTPPPKVLLHEGLLPKYPDFSVPGVRCPTLSRALMEDPRPQMMCGCTQRPSVWCSGKIYLEPLSARKDMEV
- the SPMIP5 gene encoding sperm-associated microtubule inner protein 5 isoform X1, yielding MMETLSSTPEAICPGHEESKIMESSKTFMRQMPITPGYSGFVPYLSCQGTSSEDNMAHCLKIFQENTQRYKDQLEEFHCSVATAPKLKPVRSEGTVLRTLHQYYRQYHPLSLECKNIKKPLHEPPIPGWAGYLPRARVTELGCSTRYTVMARNCYRDFLDLVERAKQAHLKPYEEIYGVKSTPPPPTPPPKVLLHEGLLPKYPDFSVPGVRCPTLSRALMEDPRPQMMCGCTQRPSVWCSGKIYLEPLSARKDMEV